The following proteins are co-located in the Myroides profundi genome:
- a CDS encoding Sec-independent protein translocase subunit TatA/TatB, giving the protein MFGIGGGEIFFIIIIILMLFGSDKVPEMARTFGKFMAQLKNATNDIKHEINKSAEESGIKKDITETFDIDINPMKDIQNEVEKHKEDIENITGPIKRQL; this is encoded by the coding sequence ATGTTTGGAATCGGAGGGGGTGAAATATTTTTCATCATTATTATAATTTTAATGTTGTTTGGTTCTGATAAGGTTCCAGAGATGGCACGTACCTTTGGTAAGTTTATGGCTCAGTTAAAGAATGCAACAAACGATATCAAACACGAAATCAATAAAAGCGCAGAAGAGTCTGGTATTAAAAAAGATATAACAGAGACCTTCGATATAGATATTAATCCTATGAAGGATATTCAGAATGAAGTAGAGAAGCACAAGGAGGATATTGAGAATATTACAGGGCCAATAAAAAGACAACTTTAA
- a CDS encoding serine hydrolase domain-containing protein, which produces MKVLKKVLKWLVILIALVVALMYIFKVDYLFTAVRTIYFNGYKTAFLDDYKYFPTREIKNNVGQPWAFTKDYNTIKASDNLENTHKELESIAYLVIKNDSIFYEAYYDGYGKDSYTNSFSMAKSIVSAALGKALQRGEIKSLDQKVIEFLPELKGKYKDELTVGDLSSMASGLDWDEAYYSPFSVVTRAYFDKDLRNVMLGLEIKDKPGQEFIYKSGDTELLTMVLEKATGKYMTDYISEHFWKPMGAENPALWQIDHEGDGVEKSYCCFTSNARDFARFGKLYKDEGLWNGDKILDSAFIRKSVTPRFKDAPEYGYGWWLVNHKGQDFFYMRGHLGQFVIVSPKDNVIIVRLGHLKGLQTEEDPHSNDLYTYIDEAYNMLNQRK; this is translated from the coding sequence ATGAAGGTATTAAAGAAAGTTCTGAAGTGGCTAGTGATTTTGATAGCACTGGTAGTAGCACTGATGTATATATTTAAAGTGGATTACCTCTTTACGGCGGTACGTACCATATACTTTAATGGATATAAGACAGCATTCTTAGATGATTATAAATATTTTCCGACTAGGGAGATTAAGAATAATGTAGGACAGCCGTGGGCATTCACGAAGGATTATAATACTATAAAAGCAAGTGATAACTTAGAGAATACCCATAAAGAACTAGAGTCTATAGCTTATTTAGTCATCAAGAATGATAGTATCTTCTACGAGGCTTATTATGACGGGTATGGAAAGGACTCTTATACCAACTCCTTCTCGATGGCTAAGAGTATCGTATCTGCTGCCTTAGGTAAGGCATTACAGAGAGGTGAGATCAAGAGTTTAGATCAGAAGGTAATAGAATTTTTACCAGAGTTAAAAGGGAAGTATAAAGATGAATTAACTGTAGGAGATCTGTCTTCTATGGCATCAGGGTTAGATTGGGATGAGGCATATTACAGTCCATTCTCAGTGGTGACGAGAGCTTATTTTGATAAAGATCTGAGAAATGTAATGCTAGGCTTAGAGATAAAGGATAAGCCTGGACAAGAGTTTATTTATAAAAGTGGAGATACAGAGCTATTGACGATGGTGTTAGAGAAAGCTACTGGTAAGTATATGACGGATTATATATCAGAACATTTCTGGAAGCCTATGGGAGCAGAGAATCCAGCGTTATGGCAGATAGACCATGAAGGAGATGGGGTAGAGAAGTCATACTGTTGTTTTACGAGTAATGCACGTGATTTTGCTAGGTTTGGTAAGTTGTATAAAGACGAGGGGTTGTGGAACGGTGATAAGATATTAGATAGCGCATTTATTAGAAAGTCTGTTACCCCACGTTTTAAAGATGCGCCTGAGTATGGCTATGGTTGGTGGTTAGTGAATCACAAGGGACAAGATTTCTTCTATATGCGAGGTCATTTAGGACAGTTCGTGATCGTGTCTCCTAAGGATAATGTAATCATTGTGCGTCTAGGACACTTGAAAGGATTACAGACTGAGGAAGACCCTCATAGTAACGATCTATATACTTATATCGATGAGGCTTATAATATGTTGAACCAAAGGAAATAA
- a CDS encoding DUF423 domain-containing protein, translated as MGRKVIFIAAIIGAIGIMLGAFGAHGLKKVVTEAQVATFEIGVRYQMYHALFLLFIGICGIFSDKAKKIVMYLVLFGILFFCGSIYLLTFKDMITIDLRVIGPITPVGGVLFIVAWLYAGIQAYKSKNMIK; from the coding sequence ATGGGACGAAAAGTTATATTTATAGCTGCTATAATCGGCGCAATTGGTATTATGCTAGGGGCTTTTGGAGCTCATGGTCTAAAGAAAGTTGTAACAGAGGCTCAAGTAGCTACTTTTGAAATAGGCGTTCGTTATCAAATGTACCACGCACTTTTTTTACTTTTTATAGGTATATGCGGAATATTTTCAGACAAGGCTAAAAAAATAGTTATGTATCTGGTTTTGTTTGGAATATTGTTTTTCTGCGGTTCTATATACCTTCTTACCTTTAAAGATATGATAACCATAGACTTAAGAGTTATTGGTCCAATTACTCCTGTAGGAGGAGTATTGTTCATTGTTGCATGGCTATATGCTGGAATTCAGGCGTATAAAAGTAAAAACATGATTAAATAA
- a CDS encoding 3'-5' exonuclease, translating into MLRNVMLDSLLFFDIETVPEVPAFNDLDEEMQDLFDSKTAYQRRDGQTAAEFYERAGIWAEFGKVVCISVGYFTYKNGDRQFRVKSFAGEERHLLQEFSNLIDEYFNDPTRVLCGHNIKEFDIPFVVRRMLINEVKIPNKLCIIGKKPWEVNHLDTMEMWKIGDYKNFTSLRLLTRILGIPSPKDDIDGSEVAKVYYEDKDIDRIIVYCEKDVVAVAQVLLRFKREELLSQSEIFSV; encoded by the coding sequence ATGCTTAGAAATGTGATGCTAGATAGCCTACTCTTTTTTGATATTGAGACAGTGCCTGAAGTGCCTGCTTTTAATGACCTAGATGAGGAGATGCAAGATCTATTTGATAGTAAGACAGCATATCAGAGAAGGGATGGACAGACTGCAGCGGAGTTTTATGAACGTGCAGGTATTTGGGCAGAGTTCGGTAAGGTGGTGTGTATCTCAGTAGGTTATTTCACCTATAAGAATGGAGATAGACAGTTTAGGGTCAAATCCTTTGCAGGAGAGGAACGCCATCTGTTGCAAGAATTTTCTAATTTAATAGACGAATATTTTAATGATCCTACTCGCGTTCTATGTGGGCATAATATTAAGGAATTTGATATCCCCTTTGTTGTGAGGCGGATGTTGATAAATGAGGTAAAAATCCCCAACAAACTGTGTATTATTGGGAAAAAACCGTGGGAAGTAAATCATCTAGATACCATGGAAATGTGGAAGATAGGAGATTATAAAAATTTTACATCTTTAAGGCTTTTGACTAGAATATTAGGTATACCCTCGCCTAAAGACGATATAGACGGGAGTGAGGTGGCTAAGGTGTATTATGAAGATAAAGATATTGACAGAATTATCGTGTATTGTGAGAAAGATGTGGTAGCAGTGGCACAGGTTTTGCTGAGATTTAAGCGTGAGGAACTATTAAGTCAGAGCGAGATATTTTCTGTTTAA
- a CDS encoding O-methyltransferase, with the protein MHFISPELEDYAARHSENEPELLAKLDKETYQKVLQPRMLSGHFQGRFLSMISKLVNPQHILEVGTFTGYATLSLAEGLRADGTIDTIDVNEELVDFQRKYFDMSDYGHQITQHLGSALDIIPTLDKKFDLVFLDADKKNYTNYFHLIIEKMNKGGIILSDNVLWSGKVVEDIKWNDRATLEIDQYNKLLKDDPRVETILLPIRDGLTVSRVR; encoded by the coding sequence ATGCATTTTATATCACCAGAGTTAGAGGATTATGCGGCAAGACACTCAGAAAATGAGCCTGAGTTATTAGCCAAACTAGATAAAGAAACGTACCAAAAAGTACTACAGCCTAGAATGCTGAGTGGTCACTTCCAAGGTCGTTTTTTGAGTATGATCTCTAAGCTAGTTAACCCTCAGCACATATTAGAGGTAGGTACATTCACTGGATATGCTACACTATCACTAGCAGAAGGACTGAGAGCTGATGGTACTATTGATACGATAGATGTAAATGAAGAGTTAGTAGACTTTCAACGAAAATACTTCGATATGTCTGACTATGGGCATCAGATCACCCAACACTTAGGTAGTGCATTGGACATCATTCCTACTTTAGATAAGAAGTTTGATCTAGTGTTTCTAGATGCAGATAAAAAGAATTACACAAACTACTTTCACCTAATCATCGAGAAGATGAATAAGGGAGGAATCATCCTATCTGACAATGTTCTGTGGTCAGGTAAGGTAGTAGAAGATATCAAATGGAATGATAGAGCTACCCTAGAGATCGATCAGTATAATAAATTACTGAAAGATGATCCTCGTGTAGAGACGATACTATTACCGATCAGAGATGGACTTACAGTATCAAGAGTACGATAA
- a CDS encoding phosphatase PAP2 family protein, protein MLETIVQWDKELMLFLNNLGTPTFDPFWLFITKQFNWLPFYLLLLYLVYKKVSLKTLGIILLFIAGLIAFTDQFTNLVKSAVARPRPCNTEDIRAMLRVVKCSSSLSFFSGHASNSTATMLFLFLILRRYYKYAFLVFIFPLVFAYSRIYLSLHFPIDIFVGMCAGLISGTLFYQGFKWVEKKYKLV, encoded by the coding sequence ATGTTAGAAACAATTGTGCAGTGGGATAAGGAACTAATGCTGTTCTTAAACAACTTAGGTACTCCTACATTTGACCCATTTTGGTTATTTATCACGAAGCAGTTTAACTGGCTTCCGTTCTATCTCTTATTACTTTATCTAGTATATAAGAAAGTATCGCTAAAAACATTGGGTATTATCCTACTGTTCATAGCAGGACTTATCGCGTTCACAGATCAGTTTACTAATCTAGTCAAAAGTGCAGTAGCTCGCCCTAGACCGTGTAATACGGAGGACATCAGAGCTATGCTTAGAGTAGTGAAGTGCAGTAGCTCACTGAGTTTCTTCTCAGGACATGCTTCTAACTCTACTGCGACGATGCTGTTCTTATTCTTAATATTGAGAAGATATTATAAGTACGCGTTTTTAGTATTTATATTCCCACTCGTATTTGCATATAGTAGAATCTACTTGTCATTGCATTTCCCTATAGACATTTTCGTAGGAATGTGTGCAGGACTTATCTCAGGAACATTATTCTACCAAGGATTTAAATGGGTAGAGAAGAAATATAAGTTAGTCTAA
- a CDS encoding OsmC family protein — protein sequence MESKVLKVLGFSVREQQFAVKTANYSFTVKDGRELVRDVNANSAELLLAKLAGSIHAVGKLIGNTLGLDLKSIQIEVSGVIKGEGFEKDSLDHFNRVDVIVKPTSEASIVLLKEWLDAVKSACPMFANFKEKTPTIVTLVKEYDQVKVA from the coding sequence ATGGAAAGTAAAGTTTTAAAAGTGTTGGGCTTCTCAGTAAGAGAACAACAATTCGCTGTAAAAACAGCCAACTACTCTTTCACAGTGAAAGATGGAAGAGAATTAGTAAGAGACGTGAATGCGAACTCTGCAGAGTTATTATTAGCTAAGCTAGCAGGTAGTATCCACGCAGTGGGGAAATTAATCGGTAATACATTGGGGTTAGATCTAAAATCTATTCAGATAGAAGTGTCTGGTGTGATAAAAGGAGAGGGCTTCGAAAAGGATAGCTTAGACCACTTCAACAGAGTAGATGTAATCGTAAAACCTACTTCTGAGGCATCTATAGTGTTGCTAAAAGAATGGCTAGATGCTGTGAAATCAGCTTGCCCAATGTTTGCAAATTTTAAAGAAAAAACTCCTACTATCGTTACGTTAGTCAAGGAATATGACCAAGTAAAAGTAGCGTAG
- a CDS encoding ABC transporter ATP-binding protein, whose product MKEDIPILSVKDLQIDFLKEKSWNTIIKRSSFDIYANEILGVVGESGSGKSVASLALMGLLPREISRISSGNIVFEGKDITHNTDSEFRLLRGALISMIFQEPMSALNPSITCGEQVAEILREHTSLRGKALREEVLRLFDRVKLPNPNQVYTKYPHQISGGQKQRVMIAMAVACKPKLLIADEPTTALDVTVQNEIINLLKDLQRDNKMSILFISHDLNLVSSISDRILVMYKGDIVEQGKSTEVFNDPEDMYTKALVASRPSLTERLKRLSTIGDFLNNKVVRDVVTTEDRKDRLEKLYSNAPLLEIRNVFKDYVINGGLFKKGVFHALQDISFNVYEGETLGLVGESGCGKSTLGNVILQLDRATKGQIFYKGQDITKLSSKAFRVFRKDIQIIFQDPYSSLNPRLTVGEAILEPMKVHKIGSSDADRKERVIEILYRVGLDESVFNRYPHEFSGGQRQRIGIARTIAVQPKLIICDESVSALDISVQAQVLNLLNDLKDKYNFTYIFISHDLSVVKYMSDQVMVMNKGKIEEIGEADELYAHPKTAYTKGLISSIPK is encoded by the coding sequence ATGAAAGAAGATATACCTATATTATCTGTAAAGGATTTACAAATCGATTTTCTGAAAGAGAAATCTTGGAATACTATTATCAAAAGGAGTTCTTTTGATATCTATGCTAACGAGATTCTTGGTGTAGTAGGAGAGTCGGGTTCTGGTAAGTCAGTTGCATCACTTGCATTAATGGGGCTATTGCCTCGAGAGATATCTCGTATTAGCTCGGGTAATATCGTGTTTGAAGGAAAAGATATTACGCATAATACAGATAGTGAGTTCCGACTGTTGCGTGGAGCTCTGATATCTATGATATTTCAGGAGCCGATGAGTGCTCTAAATCCTTCTATTACTTGTGGCGAACAGGTAGCTGAGATACTTCGAGAGCATACTTCGCTCAGGGGAAAGGCTTTAAGAGAAGAGGTGTTGCGCCTTTTTGATAGAGTTAAACTGCCTAATCCTAATCAAGTTTATACTAAATATCCTCACCAAATCTCTGGTGGACAAAAGCAAAGAGTCATGATCGCAATGGCTGTAGCGTGTAAGCCTAAGCTACTGATAGCGGATGAGCCTACGACAGCATTAGATGTTACTGTGCAAAACGAAATCATTAATCTACTAAAAGATTTACAGCGCGATAATAAGATGAGTATCTTATTTATCTCTCATGATCTGAATCTAGTGTCGTCTATCAGTGACCGTATTCTAGTGATGTATAAAGGGGATATCGTAGAACAAGGAAAGTCAACAGAAGTGTTTAACGATCCAGAAGATATGTATACTAAAGCCTTAGTAGCGTCAAGACCTTCTCTTACAGAGCGATTAAAAAGACTGTCTACGATAGGAGACTTTCTGAACAATAAGGTGGTTAGAGATGTGGTGACTACTGAGGATAGAAAAGATAGATTAGAAAAGTTATATAGTAATGCTCCGTTGCTAGAGATTAGGAATGTGTTTAAGGATTATGTCATTAACGGAGGACTATTTAAAAAAGGTGTATTCCACGCATTACAAGATATTAGTTTTAATGTATATGAAGGTGAGACACTTGGACTAGTAGGTGAGAGTGGATGTGGTAAATCTACATTAGGCAATGTCATCCTACAACTCGATAGAGCTACTAAAGGGCAGATATTCTATAAAGGTCAAGACATCACGAAGCTTTCTTCTAAAGCGTTTAGGGTGTTTAGAAAAGATATACAGATTATATTCCAAGATCCGTATTCGTCTTTAAACCCTCGTCTGACTGTAGGAGAAGCTATTCTAGAACCTATGAAAGTACACAAGATAGGAAGTAGTGATGCGGATAGAAAGGAGAGAGTAATAGAAATACTATACCGAGTGGGGTTAGACGAATCTGTATTTAACCGTTATCCACATGAGTTCTCTGGAGGACAGAGACAGCGTATCGGTATCGCTAGGACGATAGCGGTACAACCTAAACTGATTATCTGCGATGAGTCTGTGTCTGCATTAGACATATCTGTACAAGCTCAGGTGCTGAATCTACTAAACGATTTGAAGGATAAGTATAACTTTACTTATATATTTATATCTCATGATCTGTCTGTAGTCAAGTATATGTCTGATCAGGTGATGGTGATGAATAAAGGTAAGATAGAGGAGATAGGCGAGGCAGATGAGTTGTATGCTCACCCTAAGACTGCGTACACAAAAGGATTAATTAGTTCTATCCCGAAATAA
- a CDS encoding saccharopine dehydrogenase family protein codes for MTKEILIVGAGRSSSSLIKYLLDKSDSENLHLTIGDLSLESAQQKAMNHPNATAIAFDLFNETERQTLVQKADIVVSMLPAIHHLELAKDCVRYKKHMVTASYINPTMQELNEEVTKNSLIFMNEIGLDPGIDHMSAMKIIHDIERKGGKVISFESFCGGLIAPESDNNLWNYKFTWNPRNVVLAGQGGAAKFLQEGQYKYIPYNKVFRRTEFLDVEGYGKFEAYANRDSLKYKDVYGLRDAKTIFRGTIRRVGYSRAWNLFVELGITDDSYTIDNSEEMSYREFINSYLPYHPTDTVETKLRLALGIDQDDIIWDKLLELDLFNPTKKIGLKKATPAQILEKILSDSWSLSPEDKDMIVMYHKIGYELHGQNHQIDSRMVCIGDNQIYTAMAKTVGLPVAIATLKILKGIITTPGVQMPIEEEVYTPILKELEENGIHFIEEEVPYSGYN; via the coding sequence ATGACAAAAGAAATTTTAATAGTAGGAGCAGGTAGATCCAGCTCTTCATTAATCAAGTATCTCTTGGACAAATCAGACTCAGAGAACTTACACCTTACTATAGGGGATTTATCTCTAGAATCCGCTCAACAAAAAGCGATGAATCATCCTAATGCTACGGCTATCGCATTTGACCTATTCAACGAAACAGAAAGACAAACCTTAGTACAGAAAGCAGACATTGTAGTCTCTATGTTACCTGCCATACATCACTTAGAACTAGCTAAAGACTGTGTGAGGTATAAAAAACACATGGTTACGGCATCTTACATCAACCCTACTATGCAAGAACTCAATGAGGAAGTAACTAAGAACAGCCTCATCTTCATGAACGAAATAGGCTTAGATCCAGGAATAGACCACATGAGTGCAATGAAAATCATACACGATATCGAAAGAAAAGGAGGTAAAGTCATCTCTTTTGAATCTTTCTGTGGTGGACTAATCGCTCCTGAATCTGACAACAATCTATGGAATTACAAATTCACTTGGAACCCTCGTAATGTAGTATTGGCAGGACAAGGTGGTGCAGCTAAATTCTTACAAGAAGGTCAATATAAATACATCCCTTACAACAAAGTATTTAGACGTACTGAGTTTTTAGATGTAGAAGGATATGGAAAGTTCGAAGCTTACGCTAATAGAGATTCTCTAAAATACAAAGATGTCTATGGACTTCGTGATGCTAAGACCATCTTTAGAGGTACAATCAGAAGAGTGGGATACTCTAGAGCTTGGAATCTTTTTGTAGAATTAGGAATAACAGATGATAGCTACACAATTGATAATTCTGAGGAGATGTCTTACAGAGAGTTTATCAACTCATACTTACCCTACCACCCTACAGATACTGTAGAGACCAAACTAAGGTTAGCGCTAGGTATTGACCAAGATGATATTATATGGGACAAGCTGCTAGAGCTAGACTTATTCAACCCAACTAAAAAAATAGGATTAAAGAAAGCGACTCCTGCGCAAATCTTAGAAAAGATACTGAGTGACTCTTGGTCACTGAGTCCAGAAGATAAAGACATGATCGTGATGTATCACAAGATAGGATACGAACTACATGGACAGAATCACCAGATAGACTCTCGTATGGTCTGCATAGGAGATAATCAGATCTACACTGCTATGGCTAAGACAGTAGGTCTTCCCGTAGCCATCGCTACTCTAAAGATTCTAAAAGGAATCATCACTACACCAGGTGTACAGATGCCAATAGAAGAGGAAGTATATACTCCTATTCTAAAAGAATTAGAAGAGAATGGCATTCACTTTATAGAAGAAGAAGTTCCATATTCAGGATATAACTAA
- the pckA gene encoding phosphoenolpyruvate carboxykinase (ATP) gives MDISESISLEKYGIKDVVEVIYNPSYDVLYNEETNPNLTGYDKGVVTELGAVNVMTGEFTGRSPKDKYIVKDSVTENTVWWNSPESPNDNKPIDNRTWNALKENTVDQLSGKRLFVVDAFCGANENTRLKVRFIMEVAWQAHFVTNMFIRPTAEELANFGEPDFVVMNGSKTTFKNYKDYGLNSEVYIAFNLTEKIQVIGGTWYGGEMKKGMFAMMNYYLPLQGMAAMHCSANKGKDGDVAVFFGLSGTGKTTLSTDPKRELIGDDEHGWDDEGVFNFEGGCYAKTISLSKENEPDIYGAIRRDALLENVTVDANGIIDFNDGSVTQNTRVSYPIEHIENIVKPVSKAGHATKVIFLTADAFGVMPPVSKLTPEQTKYYFLSGFTAKLAGTERGVTKPEPTFSACFGKAFLSLHPTQYGEELVKKMEEHNATAYMVNTGWNGTGKRISIKDTRAIIDRILDGSIENAETTIVPIYNFAVPTALEGVDTTILDPRNTYADASEWEEKAKELAGLFVENFKLYSNNDEGKALVAAGPQL, from the coding sequence ATGGATATTTCTGAATCAATTTCACTGGAAAAATATGGTATTAAAGATGTTGTAGAGGTAATCTATAATCCTTCGTACGACGTTTTATATAATGAAGAAACTAACCCTAACTTAACAGGGTATGATAAAGGAGTTGTAACTGAGCTAGGTGCAGTTAACGTAATGACAGGAGAGTTTACAGGACGTTCTCCTAAAGATAAGTACATCGTTAAAGATTCAGTTACAGAAAACACAGTATGGTGGAATTCACCAGAATCTCCAAATGACAACAAACCAATCGATAACAGAACTTGGAATGCTTTAAAAGAGAATACTGTTGATCAGTTATCTGGAAAAAGATTATTCGTTGTTGATGCGTTTTGTGGAGCTAACGAGAATACTCGTTTAAAAGTTAGATTTATTATGGAAGTAGCGTGGCAAGCGCACTTCGTAACTAATATGTTTATCCGTCCTACTGCAGAAGAGTTAGCTAACTTCGGTGAGCCAGACTTCGTAGTAATGAACGGTTCTAAAACTACTTTCAAAAACTATAAAGATTACGGATTAAACTCTGAAGTTTATATCGCGTTCAACTTGACTGAGAAGATTCAAGTTATCGGTGGTACTTGGTACGGTGGTGAGATGAAAAAAGGTATGTTCGCAATGATGAACTACTACTTACCTCTTCAAGGAATGGCTGCTATGCACTGTTCTGCTAACAAAGGTAAAGATGGTGATGTAGCTGTATTCTTCGGATTATCAGGTACAGGTAAAACAACTTTATCAACTGACCCAAAACGTGAGTTAATCGGAGACGATGAGCACGGATGGGATGACGAAGGTGTATTTAACTTCGAAGGAGGTTGCTACGCTAAGACAATCAGCTTGAGCAAAGAGAATGAGCCAGATATCTATGGTGCTATCCGTCGTGATGCTTTATTAGAGAACGTTACTGTTGATGCTAATGGTATTATTGACTTTAATGATGGTTCTGTAACACAAAATACACGTGTATCTTACCCAATCGAACATATCGAGAATATTGTTAAGCCTGTGTCTAAAGCTGGACATGCTACTAAAGTTATCTTCTTAACTGCAGATGCTTTTGGTGTAATGCCTCCAGTTTCTAAGTTAACTCCAGAGCAAACTAAATACTACTTCTTATCAGGATTTACTGCTAAGTTAGCGGGTACTGAGCGTGGAGTAACTAAACCAGAGCCTACATTCTCTGCTTGTTTCGGTAAAGCTTTCTTATCTCTACACCCAACTCAATACGGTGAAGAGCTAGTGAAGAAAATGGAAGAGCACAATGCTACTGCTTATATGGTAAACACTGGATGGAATGGTACTGGTAAACGTATCTCTATTAAAGATACTAGAGCAATCATTGACCGTATCTTAGATGGTTCTATCGAGAACGCTGAGACTACTATTGTACCTATCTATAACTTCGCTGTACCAACAGCTTTAGAAGGTGTAGATACTACTATTCTAGATCCTCGTAATACGTATGCTGATGCTTCTGAATGGGAAGAGAAAGCAAAAGAATTAGCTGGATTATTCGTAGAAAACTTTAAGTTATATTCTAATAATGACGAAGGTAAAGCTCTAGTAGCTGCTGGGCCTCAATTATAA